From Akkermansiaceae bacterium, one genomic window encodes:
- a CDS encoding beta-lactamase family protein gives MSVAPSVLGEVMEVFERNFRERGEIGASVSVWWDGVECLSLGQGWCEKEHLRPWTTDTLVPVYSATKGPAAATLLMALEANGMGPETPVREVWERFPLEDATFAHLLSHQCGLPALDQPADVLDHDAVVAAIEAQQPAWQLGEGHGYHPRTFGTLVDHPVRLLTGMTLGDYWRKVIAVPLDLDFWIGLPEEEWPRVAKLYPGKAAPSDIEAGFYKEFNTPGTLTRRAFTSPRGLHAVHEMNHPGPWAAGLPAMGGIGTASSLAKFHQAAAGSLPGPIPETVRRALAGRRSAAYDKVLLKPTVFTCGCQQDPVDADGRKIRQLYGPSTAAFGHPGAGGSHAFVDPLSGISFAYVMNQMEMSVMPGPKCVDMVAALFS, from the coding sequence ATGTCCGTCGCTCCATCGGTGCTGGGAGAGGTGATGGAGGTTTTCGAAAGGAACTTCCGGGAAAGGGGGGAGATCGGTGCGTCCGTCAGCGTCTGGTGGGACGGGGTGGAGTGCCTCTCACTCGGTCAGGGATGGTGCGAGAAGGAGCACCTGCGGCCATGGACCACGGACACGCTGGTACCGGTTTACTCCGCCACGAAGGGGCCTGCCGCCGCCACGCTGCTGATGGCGCTGGAGGCGAACGGGATGGGGCCGGAGACGCCCGTCCGGGAGGTGTGGGAGCGCTTCCCGCTGGAGGATGCGACCTTCGCCCACCTGCTTTCCCATCAATGCGGCCTCCCCGCACTGGACCAGCCGGCGGATGTGCTGGACCATGATGCCGTGGTGGCCGCCATCGAGGCGCAGCAACCGGCATGGCAGTTGGGGGAGGGGCATGGCTACCATCCCCGCACCTTCGGCACACTGGTGGATCATCCCGTGCGCCTCCTCACCGGCATGACGCTGGGGGACTACTGGAGGAAAGTCATCGCCGTCCCGCTGGATCTCGACTTCTGGATCGGTCTGCCGGAGGAGGAATGGCCGCGCGTGGCGAAGCTTTATCCGGGGAAAGCCGCGCCATCGGACATCGAGGCGGGTTTCTACAAGGAGTTCAACACACCCGGCACGCTCACGCGCCGCGCATTCACCTCCCCGCGCGGCCTGCACGCCGTGCATGAGATGAACCACCCCGGTCCATGGGCCGCCGGTCTGCCCGCGATGGGTGGCATCGGCACCGCATCCTCCCTCGCCAAGTTCCATCAAGCCGCCGCCGGTTCGCTGCCCGGCCCGATCCCGGAGACGGTGCGCCGTGCGCTGGCCGGCCGGCGCAGCGCCGCCTATGACAAGGTGCTCCTGAAACCGACCGTCTTTACCTGCGGCTGCCAGCAGGATCCCGTGGATGCGGACGGGCGGAAGATCCGCCAGCTCTATGGCCCGTCCACGGCCGCCTTCGGCCACCCGGGGGCCGGTGGCAGCCACGCCTTCGTGGATCCCTTGTCCGGCATCTCTTTCGCTTACGTGATGAACCAGATGGAGATGAGCGTCATGCCGGGGCCGAAGTGTGTCGATATGGTCGCCGCGTTGTTTTCCTGA